The region AGTTTTAAAGAAGTAAGTATGGTTTTTACCGTTAGGGTCAGGTTTACCGAAACAGCAGGGTTCGTCGGGGGCGCAGGCAACTATGTCTAAATGGGCGTCATTACCGTCAGCCCTAAAGTTATATTTGGTTATCAAATCCATTACTTTGGGGATAGTATGGAAGTCGATGTATCTAGTAGCAACCGCCCGAGAGATCCATAAGGAGTCAGCGGCTGGAGGCTCTTTACGTTTCTTAGGTGATTTACGAGGATTTTTTGCAACCATTTTTGAGAGCAGGGTTTCCTGAAAATCAAGAGGAAATGGGGTTTGTCAGGTAGGAATTTTCAGTGAGTAAGTGGCGAAGTGGGTTGgatatttaattttaagttttgGGGGAAATTATCTATATTCAGAAAGTGATAGGGAGCTTTAAGTTTAACAGGGAAGGGGTTTAAGAGAAATGGGAGGAGGCAGgatatgaaaaataaagaaaagtaGAAAAGATGAGTAAAAGTTAAGGGGAGAAGAGTTTACCAGAAAGGGAGATGACAAGATCTGGAAGGAGGTGGGAAGTGTTTCTGGTGAAATTCCCAGAAATTCTTCAAGCACTTGAAGCAAGGCTGCAAATGTTCTTCGAAACTTTAGAGAGAATTACTGGGGCTAGGAAGGGTGGAGATTGGTAAGAAAAAGGTTTTTAGGGTCAGACTTTATAGTGTGGTGAAGAGTAGGCGCGTCGATTCACCCGTTAGTAGAGGTGGTAATTTCCAAGACGTGTCTCTTGATGGTCCATCAATTTTTGCCTACGTGTCCATCAATTTTTGCCTATGAAACGTTTTCCGAAAAATGAACGGGTGTGCAGAGTTTaagttaaataattattacttttGTACCGTTTGGTAAAGAAATGTCAGTGGGAATTTAATGCTGAGTGAATGTGGGTTTTGGGAAACGTCAGGCGCCGTTTCATCATGAGGTGTAATTGATAATTTCAAGTTTCAAAATATTTGCATATCTTGTTTGTGATTATGACAGGAATATGACAGTGAAGTGACGGGAAAAGATCTCAGTCAGAGTCTTGAAAAAGAGAGTAGGTGAAGTAATTCCAATAATCGACAAGGGCGAAGCTTCTTTTTGCTTATTGAAAAAGGCGAAGCTTCCTTTGCTTATTACAAGGGCGAGGCTTATGTCGTTTATTATGTGTCATCTTTTGCATGTAACAATTATCTAAGTTTAGCGGTATTAACTTTATATGTTAAGGGGCGTTGAGTATTGTGTTGTGGGCTTACTTAAAAGACACGCTGCACCTTAAAAGGGCTTTTAAGAttaggtgtcttgtgggcttgtgtactgTTATTGGGCTTACAGCCTTTGTAGTAAGTGGGCTTACCGAATTTGTACTATTGGGCCAGGCAACCCATGACCCGAACGGGTCAGAACatcataatatataaagaggacaccgcccatgcggtgggggatccaacactttttactcattttgctaCTTTGTCATATTCTACCTTTGTTGCTtaattgcttagccctgaccagagttctataccggaacaggttaaataactcatcatcaaatcacatcggagataagtgagttggaaataaattaatgaataaaatatagaaatatcaactcacttatcttcaatgtgattggatgatggattatttaacccaaactttctgaTGGTCATTTAGACAGCTTATTTTTTAAAAGCTGGAACaggtaatttgtttttttttttaagaaacttTTGTATATGTAACGTCTCTGTCTTCTTCTGTGTCCTCGAACTGACGCTTTCTATCTTTTCTTTGTTGCTTTGAATCATGTTTTCTCGTCTTCATTTCCACAATCTTCATAGTTTTGTGTCATTGTTTTCATGATCATAGTCTTTGTCATCATTAAAACACATCAACTAGTATGTTCTTTCTTAAAGGGAAACTTATgtgaaacttaattttttatgatgatgacaaaactaatgTGTGTAGCGAGCTACCTGAAACAAAAAACAAACTTTGTGAAAGCATTTTGATTACTAACGAGTTAAGCATGGAGGGGTGGGGCCGGGGTGGGTTCTTTTTTATATTCTTTGTCTTTGTAAGTCATTGTatctttctttttctatatATCCTCTTGTATTGGGTTGGGTTGAAATACCCATTatgcttcatttcaatatattcttaactgtctatcaaaaaaaaactaacgaGTTAAGCAGATGTGTATCAATGTTAGTAAAACTATTTAACAAAGGATCTTGTTTTAAACCACACTTTAGAACTTAATTAATTTAAAGTTTCTAGGATTAAGAATGCATTTACATGCCATGTTTTATATACTAGAGTTGTTTAACTACAGATATTTCATTATTTCTCCCCTAATTTACCCTGTTAATAAACATATTCACATATTATAAACTGTACAATTAACAATTATTTAATTTGTACACACAAGTTAAGCTAAGTTTCTACCAATTAATTATATACATAGGCATACAAGCATATACACATAAACATATCACACACATGTATATTATACATTTTaaagttcaaaaaaatattatacatTTAAACATAACACATAACACATAACACATACATATCATAAGCATATACACATAAACATATCACAGATGTATATTACGCATATTTGAACATAACACGTAACACATACATATTATATCACATTATCATACTAACATATAGCTAAAGTTTGGGCTTTAGCCCTCCAaattatcaacaaaaaaaaaaaaaacatatagcTAAAGTACATAGACATACGAATTAACACATGTTTCACATACACATACACGTACATACAACTAAACACATATACGATGAGCCGCTTTCTGAAAAACAACGTAACAGCCTACGATCTTTGCACATCAACTGGCCGCTCATGGTCTCCCGTCCTTGTCACATCCACAACTGTGCAATTCTCTCCCTCCGTGCCACAAAAGCCTGTCCTTGTACTGGTCCTCGCTCCTCCGGTGCTGGTGGGTGGCGCTGTAGATCTACTCCTCGCTCCTCCAGTGCTGGTGGGTGGAGCTGTAGATCTACTTCACGCTCCTGCTGCGCCTGTGGGCGGCGTAGACGTGTCCAGAGGCACCATAGGACTGCCATGAAAACCAGTAGCGCGCACAAGGTGATGACCACAATGATGATGAGCGGATGCTTCGAATTCCCCTCTGCCTCTGCGTAGTCAGGGTGGTGGAATCAGAACGGCTCCAAGTCGAGCTCTGGTGGAGAAGCCGGAGTAGGGCCAGAGGGCAATGAGCGAGGCATTAGGGATTCAGATCGAATGCTCACACCTAAGAATGCCGCCACCTAAGAATGCTCACACCTGCTATGGGCAGAGAAGCATATCAACGTTTTTTTAATAGAATCAAGCTTTCGGTAAggcaaataaatttaaaaagttCATGTTTAGATGTTGATAAGCAAAACTGAAATTTGCAAACTCACAATAGAACATAAAAATATTCAGTTTTCACTAAATTCAAGTATCCTCAGTCCAAACCATCCAAATTTTGACATGTATTGGCAGCAGGGAAAAATGCAATATCTAcacaaaaaactgaaaaaataattatgaagATTTCTGCTGCTGGCTTAGACTTGGCTTCTTTGACACATAAACCTCCAAACAACACCTACGCCAAAGCCCTTACGCAAATGCTAATTCTGAGTCTTAATTATTTCACTTTGCTTATTCATCTCTTCACCTTGGATCACACTCAATCCAAATGAAGGTCATTAACCGGATCAATTGAACTGAATTGAATTAGTTGATTCTTATTTCACTTTACTTATGCAACCGTCACTACAACATTTTGGGTCTACAGCAACGCCCGAAAAGCGTTTCCTAATCCCAAAAAAGCGTTGCCTTTGGTTTCGGAAACGCTTCTGCAAGTGTGGTCGTCTGAGGCGTTGCCTAAGCCTAAGAGAACGTTTTTCATAATATAGCGCAACACTTGGGGTTAAAGCGTAGCCCTTTATATGATAGGGAAACGTTTTTCCAATTTCCCTACGGAAACACTTTTGCGGACGTTTTCGTAAATAACTAGAGAAAAGCGTTCTCTTATGTTTTTTAGAACATATCTTAAAGTGTAGCGGTAGCATTCGCTATACCAGAAGCGTTGCCTTTTCTACCTAAGAGAACAGTTTTTTGCAGTGAAGTTgaaaatgttcttttttttgtcaacagtTGAAAATGttctattttataaggaaattgGTCTTTTGTTGATATGGGGAGATTCATAAAAAATATTGTCATCAAATTGAATACAATTATATACTTGCTAATTAAAATAGTATTTCATTCATTGAAATGGAAATTGAGAGGGAACCCCACAGTCATCTAACAGAATTTGTCCTAGACCGCATGGACCCATATTGAGAACCATACATGATTAACAAAAGAAAGAGCATATTTTGACATAAAATCAACAGCTTTGTTGCAATTCCTTTTAACCTGCAGCAACTGACTTGTGTAGAAATTATCAGATAGAATCTTGCAATCCTCCATAACCATCTAAATCCACGTAATCCAACAAGGAGTGGAAAATTTAATCCATGTAATCCAACAAATTTAATAATCCAAACTAATAAGCTAAAGATCCAAACTAAAGATCCAAACTACAGGATCCAAATTCCACCATCAAAGTGTAGCATCATCTTCTTCCGCCATCATGCCACCATCATTTTGctacaaacaaaaaatatatacatatatcagTCACTGTGAAGTACATAAAACATGTGTAAcaagaataaaaaatttacattCAATCAAGAAGCATAGTGAAAAATGATGGCCAAATCATCCTAATTCATTTGACGAAGAATTGAGAAAATACGTCTCGGCCGTTGCACCATGATTGTGGCCTTTCTTCTGTACAAGGGAACATGAATAGTTTACATTCAATTACCAGACttagaataagaaaataaactaGTTGTCATGTTTCAGCTTCTACTAGGCAGGCATGCCAACTGTTCAATACTAAGCAAACCAAAGTAAGAATATGGTAGGAACTAGCATCTTCATTGCTGAAAATAGTGAAATCCCTCTTGATTACAAAACACAACAACAGAACTTTGAGGATCTTCCAAGCCTCCCAATGATAAATCCATGAATATGACAAAGAGATCAAATCAGAAGAGAAAAATAGCATGCAACTCTACTTTACCTCTTGATTATTTGGAGCATGCATAAATGTAGATGAATGTAGAGGGCCATTGTCATCACTGGGGAGTAACAAGGCAGCTAAAGCATCCAAATCAACTGCGTTGTCAGTATGGTTCAGCATGGTCCgtagaagaatttgaaattttcgCTCCATGTCCTCATGCTTTGCCTCCATGTCATGCACCTTATCAGTTAAACGTTGGACTTCCTTCGCATGTTTTTTCTCAATTTCAGCTATTTCATTATTCCTTTTGAAGACACTTGGTGTCATAGTTCTCCCGTAGCATCGCACTCTCCCCGGTCTTTCGTCGCCAAACACTTGCTtaaaagcttcagaagaagatTGACCACAATTTTCAACCAAGTCATGAAGTTTTGTCTACCAAATTTAAAAGTAATGTTAGTTGAGGATATGCATAATcatattcaaaaaaataaatcaaagaaAGAAACTTACAATCACATTATTTGTTTCTTCATCcaccttttttcctttcttgctTTTACGAGTTTCAATGAAAATATCAGCTTGAGTAGAGCTCTCTCCATCCTCTTTGCTTGCACGCTGCATCAAGACAATGATTTTAGCAGAAAAGTCATACACATTTAAATGCCCACTTATTACAATGACAATGATATACCAATCTCTCCCTTATACAAGCAAAGCTTATAGGCCCCACTCGGTGTCTCCATTTCTGCTGTGCTATATTTCTAGCATTTTTGGCACTGATTTCCTgtgttaatattaaaaaattattacacatgaaaaaataacaaaacatcAAAGAACTGTAGGTATATATATCTTACTTTAATTGCTTCAAGCCTCCAATAATCTATCAACTCTCTAAAGTGTGCCTCTGGTACTAAATCTCACATGGTTCTTCCTTTGATCTTCTCTTATGCCTGGAATTTGAGTAGATCTAGTTGCTTGTAGTTCTATTCTAGTGCTCAATGGTTGCatcatatgttttttttttttagcctTGTTCATCAGAATGATCCTCTTGGTTAGATTTCGTAGAGTTCACCGGTTGCTGCCTCTGCTGCTGTATTTTTTGTTGTATAGAGGAAGATTCTTCTACTTGAACTGATTTTCTAAAACTCACATGGTTCTTCCTTTGATCTTCGCTTTGCTGGCTCTGGTTTTTCTTTTGCTGTTGTATTTGACTAGAccccttcattttcttcaaatTGTTAGCACCTTCCAATTTCACTTTGTACAGCTGAAGAAATTCAGCACTAGTCTTAGCTTGGAGATCATAATCActtcttcttttcattttcctacaaaaaaatagaaaaataatcaatCACATTTGTAAACAGTAggaaaacaaaattataacaTAAAAGTAAACCATCAAGAGAGCAAAGAATAAGATACCAAAACTCAGCTTCAGAAATAGAAGCTTGAATTAGCAGCAAACAAAACAGCCAACAAAAGGTTAACTTCAAAGACATTGCAAATATACAAATTTACAGTTAATAAATTACGCGTGTACAATTGAACGAGTTGATTAACCATTCTAGTTGTTAATATAAGTGAATTCTGAAGACCTACAATACTCCCAATGATAATTTGTGAGAAACAAAAAGAAGATAAATGTACGTACCATCGGTTGAGGGGGCATTCTTCATGTCATCATAAGAGATAACAGGATCAATCTCTTTTTCTGACCAAGCGCTGCTTTCTCTTTATCTTAACCCCGGTCTCGATTTACCAAGTGGGTTTCTGCTCTTTTCGTTTCTTCCCTGTGTAAATCGGTTTATTAGCACCCTTATTGctaattcatttatttattcaattttggcctttcaaaaaaaacttaCCAAGTTGTCTTCAAAAATGCAGAAAAGGAAAGTGTGGGAATTGGCACAAATGAGAGTGTGGAATTGGTTGAGGGCTAATTGCAGCAAGTTTTATTTCTCCTTCCTCTGATTCTCACTTACTGAAGAGGCGGGTCGCGATTCCTTATACCTCTGCACTGTTTTGATGCTGAGTTTCTGCCTTGGTTTTCATTTTTCTGCACTGGCACTGTGGTTTTTTGGCTCAGCTTCCAGGAATGTTCGCGATGAGGTCTGGGATGTTTTGTTCCTCTGAGCTGTTATTTGTTCAGCCCTGTATTATGCAGATCTCGTTACTGTCCAGCTAAGCTATGTTTGCTTTTTTATGGTTTGCAGTGTAGACGGTTTTCTCTGCTTCTTTGCTGTATTCTGTTTCCCCTTTTCCCTTCCTTTTGTTCTTCACTTGTACATATAAGGTTTTGAATACACCTAGTGCTTCCTAATATTACttggcttaccaaaaaaaagtttggTGGGTTGCAATTTTGAATAGCTTTCGATAGCTATATTTGCATTTAATTTCTTGTTCCTTTTGCTGGTATGTTGTGTGCTCTTTAGCTGTGTAATTTTAATATAACATGCAGTGCCCGAAGAGTGTATTTATATCCTATATCCAAGCTCCTGTGTTAGTGTGCTTCAGATAGAGCACATGGAGCTCTAAA is a window of Lotus japonicus ecotype B-129 chromosome 5, LjGifu_v1.2 DNA encoding:
- the LOC130718971 gene encoding uncharacterized protein LOC130718971, giving the protein MSLKLTFCWLFCLLLIQASISEAEFWKMKRRSDYDLQAKTSAEFLQLYKVKLEGANNLKKMKGSSQIQQQKKNQSQQSEDQRKNHVSFRKSVQVEESSSIQQKIQQQRQQPVNSTKSNQEDHSDEQVPEAHFRELIDYWRLEAIKEISAKNARNIAQQKWRHRVGPISFACIRERLRASKEDGESSTQADIFIETRKSKKGKKVDEETNNVITKLHDLVENCGQSSSEAFKQVFGDERPGRVRCYGRTMTPSVFKRNNEIAEIEKKHAKEVQRLTDKVHDMEAKHEDMERKFQILLRTMLNHTDNAVDLDALAALLLPSDDNGPLHSSTFMHAPNNQEQNDGGMMAEEDDATL